From Deferrisoma camini S3R1, the proteins below share one genomic window:
- the mpl gene encoding UDP-N-acetylmuramate:L-alanyl-gamma-D-glutamyl-meso-diaminopimelate ligase — MFNQIKHVVPGALKGQRFHFLGICGTAMASVAVELHRLGAEVSGSDQGVYPPMSTVLARAGIPVADRFDPANLDPAPDWVVVGNAVSRGNPELEAVLDRGLARCSLPELVEWAFLPGRRCLVVAGTHGKTTTSALCAWVLEQAGTQPSWLVGGVPRGLEGGFRVGEGEWFVLEGDEYDTAFFDKRPKFVHYRPWVLVLNNLEYDHADIYPDMDRLRRAFEQGVRIVPRSGAVVANADDPEVMSLAAAAPCRVVTYSAGGNPADWTARPGPGTTVEVEGPDGVAMRLEHSLVGSHQPWNLLAAAASLALAGVSPEVFCRAVSTFPGVRRRAELRGEAQGVSVYDDFAHHPTAIRTTLEGFRDRFPDRRIWAVVEPRSNTMRRRVFQEALVGCFHATDRVCLRSVPDPKKVPRDERLDVERLARDLRRRGVEARWFSDASGIVAHVAERAEPGDVVVVLSNGGFEDIHDRLLAALEKRS; from the coding sequence GTGTTCAACCAGATAAAACACGTTGTTCCAGGGGCTTTGAAGGGGCAGAGGTTCCATTTCCTCGGCATCTGCGGGACGGCCATGGCCTCGGTGGCCGTGGAGCTCCACAGGCTGGGGGCCGAGGTCTCCGGCTCGGACCAGGGCGTGTACCCTCCCATGTCCACCGTGCTGGCCCGGGCGGGGATTCCCGTGGCCGATCGGTTTGATCCGGCCAACCTGGACCCGGCCCCGGACTGGGTGGTGGTGGGCAACGCCGTGAGCCGGGGGAACCCCGAGCTGGAGGCCGTGCTGGACCGGGGGCTGGCCCGGTGCTCCCTCCCGGAACTCGTGGAATGGGCGTTCCTGCCCGGCCGCCGGTGCCTGGTGGTGGCCGGCACCCACGGCAAGACCACCACCTCGGCCCTGTGCGCCTGGGTGCTCGAGCAGGCGGGCACGCAGCCGTCGTGGCTGGTGGGCGGGGTGCCCCGGGGCCTGGAGGGCGGGTTCCGGGTGGGGGAGGGGGAGTGGTTCGTGCTGGAGGGGGATGAGTACGACACGGCCTTCTTCGACAAACGGCCCAAGTTCGTGCACTACCGGCCGTGGGTTCTGGTGCTCAACAACCTGGAGTACGACCACGCCGACATCTACCCGGACATGGATCGCCTCCGCCGAGCCTTCGAGCAGGGGGTGAGGATCGTACCCCGATCCGGGGCCGTGGTGGCCAACGCCGACGATCCGGAGGTCATGTCCCTGGCGGCGGCTGCCCCCTGCCGGGTGGTCACGTACTCGGCCGGGGGGAACCCCGCGGACTGGACCGCCCGGCCCGGCCCGGGCACCACGGTCGAGGTGGAGGGGCCGGACGGCGTGGCGATGCGGCTCGAGCACTCGCTGGTGGGATCCCACCAGCCCTGGAACCTCCTGGCCGCCGCGGCCAGCCTGGCCCTTGCAGGCGTCTCGCCCGAGGTGTTTTGTCGGGCCGTGTCGACGTTTCCGGGGGTGCGCCGCCGGGCCGAGCTCCGGGGCGAGGCCCAGGGGGTGAGCGTGTACGACGACTTCGCCCATCACCCCACGGCGATCCGGACTACCCTCGAGGGGTTTCGGGATCGGTTCCCGGACCGGCGGATCTGGGCGGTGGTGGAGCCTCGCTCGAACACCATGCGCCGGCGGGTGTTCCAGGAGGCGCTCGTGGGCTGCTTCCACGCCACCGACCGGGTGTGCCTGCGGTCGGTTCCCGACCCCAAAAAGGTGCCCCGGGACGAACGGCTCGACGTGGAGCGCCTGGCCCGCGACCTGCGCCGCCGCGGGGTCGAGGCCCGGTGGTTCTCCGACGCCTCCGGCATCGTGGCCCACGTGGCGGAGCGGGCCGAGCCGGGCGACGTGGTGGTGGTCCTCTCCAACGGGGGGTTCGAGGACATCCACGACCGGCTCCTGGCCGCCCTGGAGAAACGGTCATGA
- a CDS encoding exo-beta-N-acetylmuramidase NamZ family protein, protein MVTVGLERFCRDPRPWVRPGQRVGLLLNAASVDREFRWARDRVASTPGVRLEALFGPQHGVRADVQDNMVETPHGVDPTLGIPVWSLYADRRAPDPAWLQGLDVMLVDLWDVGCRVYTFAWTLRLTLEVCGRAGVKVVVLDRPNPLGRAVEGNLLRPQWRSFVGMEPIPMRHGLTLGELARWMCRPGGVACELEVVELEGWDGGLWPATGRRWVMPSPNMPAFDTALVYPGTVLLEGTNASEGRGTTRPFEIVGGPWLRGDELARALARYDLPGVVFRPVGFEPTFQKWAGRPCGGVHLHVTDPQAFRPYRTGLAVLSALWRLASDQGFGWRPPPYEYETERLPIHLLLGDDAVRRAVEDGADPRDLERSWADDLAGWWEQTRPFRLYG, encoded by the coding sequence GTCCGCCCCGGGCAGCGGGTGGGGCTTCTTCTGAACGCCGCCAGCGTGGACCGGGAGTTCCGGTGGGCCCGGGACCGGGTGGCCAGCACCCCCGGGGTCCGGCTCGAGGCCCTGTTCGGCCCCCAGCACGGGGTGAGGGCCGACGTCCAGGACAACATGGTCGAGACCCCCCACGGCGTGGACCCGACGCTGGGCATCCCGGTGTGGTCCCTGTACGCCGACCGGCGGGCCCCGGACCCCGCGTGGTTGCAGGGGCTGGACGTGATGCTGGTGGACCTGTGGGACGTGGGGTGCCGGGTGTACACGTTCGCCTGGACCCTTCGGCTGACGCTGGAGGTCTGCGGCCGGGCCGGGGTCAAGGTGGTGGTGCTCGACCGGCCCAACCCCCTGGGCCGGGCCGTCGAGGGAAACCTGCTCCGGCCCCAATGGCGCTCGTTCGTGGGGATGGAGCCGATTCCCATGCGCCACGGCCTCACCCTGGGCGAGCTGGCCCGATGGATGTGCCGGCCCGGGGGCGTGGCGTGTGAGCTGGAGGTGGTGGAGCTGGAGGGGTGGGACGGCGGCCTGTGGCCGGCAACCGGCCGGCGCTGGGTCATGCCCTCGCCCAACATGCCCGCGTTCGACACGGCCCTGGTGTACCCCGGAACGGTGCTCCTCGAGGGCACCAACGCATCCGAGGGCCGGGGCACCACCCGGCCGTTCGAGATCGTGGGCGGGCCGTGGCTCCGCGGCGACGAGCTGGCCCGGGCCCTGGCCCGGTACGACCTGCCGGGGGTCGTGTTCCGGCCGGTGGGGTTCGAGCCCACCTTTCAGAAATGGGCGGGCCGGCCCTGCGGCGGGGTCCACCTGCACGTGACCGACCCCCAGGCGTTTCGGCCGTACCGAACCGGGCTGGCCGTCCTGTCGGCTCTATGGCGGCTGGCGTCCGACCAGGGGTTTGGGTGGCGGCCTCCGCCTTACGAGTACGAGACCGAGCGTCTGCCCATCCATCTCCTCCTGGGCGACGACGCCGTGCGCCGGGCCGTGGAGGACGGTGCCGATCCCCGGGATCTGGAGCGCTCCTGGGCGGACGACCTCGCAGGCTGGTGGGAGCAGACTCGCCCGTTTCGTTTGTACGGGTGA